The following is a genomic window from bacterium.
GCGGCGCCCCGTCGGTTCGACCCGCAGCAGGTCCTTCCGCACCAGGAGCGAGAGGCGCACCGTGCGGTACTTCGCGTACGCGGCGTCGGCGTCGGCCACCCACGGTTCGAGTCGCCCGACCTCGCCGAGACCGACGACCGAGAGCTTCCCCATCGTCATCACGTTGGAGCCCGCGCCGAGGGCCTTCGCCGTGTCGGCCGCGCGCAGCGCCGAGAGCTCGACGTTGTCCCGCGGGTGCGCGGGGCTCGTCAGCGGACGGGGGTCGGCCGTTCCGCGGATCACCAGCGTGAGCGCCGGATCCGCCGCGACGTGCCGCCCCAGCAACTCGGCCGCCCGAACGAGAAGCGCGCGGTCCTCGTCGTGAAGGATCGCCTTGGCCTTGTCGAACGTCGGCGTGCGGCCGCCGACCGCCTCGATCGCGAACTCCGGGCTGTCCGGCAGCAGGTCGCCGAAGCGAACGTCCGACGCGGGGATCGCGGCCCGCAGTTGGTCGAGCAGCGCCTGCGCGCGGGCGCGGGCGAGGCGGTCGAGCGCCTCCTCCGCCCCCTTCACGACCGACTTGAGGCCGGCGTTCTCCGACTCCAGCTCCGCGATCCGCTGCCGCGCCTTCTCCAGATCCGCGCGCGCGTCGCCCGCCTCGGCGCCGGGCGCCGCGGCGGCCCAGAGGACGCCCATCAGCACCATGCCGAAGGCGAAGAGGTCCACCAAGCCGGGCCACGCCGGGTTCTCGTGATCCTCCGAGGAGCGGCGGCGCAGCATCGTCACGCTCCGATCCAGAGGCCGCGCGGCCGCTTCTGCATCGATTCCGCGAGCTGGGCCATCTGTCCCTGCAGGTCGCGGACCGATCCTTGGAACTCGGCGAACGCCCGCGCCGAGACCGCGCCGCGCGAGACATCCCGCAGCGCCGACTCCAGCGACTTGACCGAAGCCGCGAGGGCATCGACGGCCGCGCGTTCGCTCTTCAGCGCGAGACCCTGCGCCTCCGCGGCCGCCGCCTGCGCCGCGCGCGCCGCGGCGACTTCGCCGGAGAGCCCGCGCATCTGCGCCGCGACCGCCTCGCCGGCCCCGCGCGCCGCCGCGTCGAAGCGGGAGGCGGCCTCGGCCAACCCCGCCGCCGCGCCGTCCCGGACGCCCGCGGCCGTCCGGGACTCGATCGACGACGTCGCCTCGCGCAATTGGTCCGGAATCGACTGCGCCACGGCTTCGAGCCGTTCCACGGCCGACTGCGTGCGCTCGGACGACCGCGAAAGCCCGTCCACCGCGTCCCGCAGCGCGTCGCTGCGCAGCGTCTCGCTCAGCCGGACGAGCTCGTCCGACACCCGCGTCATCCCCTCGAAGGCCGGCACGCCCTGCAGGAACGGCTGCGCCAACGACTGCAGCCCCTGGTTCATCCGGTCGGCGAGGCTCTCCACCGCGCCGCCGACCTCGTGGATCGCGGCGAGCGTCGTGCCGTCGGCGCTGCTGTTGAGCGTGACGATCTCCTTGGCCAGTTCGCGGATCCCGCCGGCGAGGCCGCGGACCTCGTCCACCACCTCGTCGAACTTGCGCGTCTGCTCCTCGACCGCCTCGGCCGACCAGTCGCCGAGCTTCTCGCACACCCGGTCGAGCAGCAGGCAGAGCCGGTCGTCCTCCTCGGACGTCTCGCATTCCTCGAGACCGGAGATGACGCGCATTGCCTGGGCCGCAGCGCGTTCAGCGTCTTGGCGGAGCTTCCGATGCGCGGAGAAGAGGCACGCCCCCAGAAGGATCGCGATCGCGTTGACGCAGTAGATCAGGCCGAGATGGGAGACGATCCCGCGCGCATCGACCGCGCTCCCAAAGAGCGTCGGCAGGAACGCCGCGCAGAAGGTCGCCGCCGTGCCGACGAGTCCGCAGAGGATGCTCAGCGTGGAGAGCGCGCGCAGCGCCCGCGCCTGCCCCTCGCCCTGGCTCGCGATGATCTCCGCCGCAATCGGCGCGTTCGCCAGCCGACCCTTCCCCGGCTCGTTCGTCAGGACGACCCCCAACGCCTGCCGTGTCGCCTCGCTCCACGTCTTCATGCCCAACGCGGTGGCGCGATCAAGCTTGTCGATCTGCTTCTTGACCTTGCCCCACTCCTCGACCGACGGCCGCACGATCTCCCGCCCCAGCCGCATCCACGGCCAACCGACGAAGAAGATCCAAAGAAGGACAGTCCCCGCCAAGATGACGATATCGACCGGAGAACCGAATTGACCCATATCTGCATCCCTCCGCTGAGGAGGGGACGCGACCGTCACGCGGCGCTGACACGGCCGCCGCTCGCTCCGCGGACCCGCGCGCAGTTTCCCCTCTCCGGCGCTGTGCCGTCGCAGAGCGGCAGCGCACCGCAGACACCAAAGGACCCCGCGCGACAACGCCGCGCGGGGTCTCTGACGCTTGATCTCAACGAGACGCTAGGACAAGACAATCTTCTTGATTCGGTGGAGGTTGCCGATCTCTTCCACCGACACGCTTTGCACGTTCAACCTTCCCGTCCGTCTGAAGTGCTCCCACGCGTCCGCAAGATACTTGGCCTTCAGTTCTAGCGCATCCGCCGCTATCGCCACGCCGACGTCTTTCCCTTGGTGCTGCGCGGCGATAATGGGCTTGCCTCTATCACGCAGGAAGAGCGTGCAGTTCGCGAAGGTGTTGATCGCACTCGTCGCCTCGAGCGGTTCGTCATCCCCCGCAACGGGCGCCACTGGGCACGAGACGGCACCCGGCACGAACGGTGTCGGGATTACATCCCCAACCGACCGCAACGGCTTCGCGCTGTTCCCCGGCGTGCGGAACCACTCGTGCGACGGGTAGCTGTACACGTTCGAATCAGCAGGACGCCACCACATCATTCGCCGGAAGTCCTCCATTTCCGGACTTGCGTCTTTCTCGATCGCGATCCTCGCCGCGGCCACAGCCGCCGGAAGCGCGTCCAACGGCTTCGTCCGCCCACGATAGAAGCCCGCGGCGTCAAAGACCTCCATCGACGACACCTTCACTTGAACACTGCCCATGCCCTGCGGCTTCCCACGGCCGAGGTGATGCAGCATGCCGTCTTCCAACTGGACTGCGTAGTGCAGCAGGGCCAGTTCCGAATCCGTCAGCCCTTCGAAACGCACGTCGAACGAGAATGTCGAACCGACGCGCACTGGAAAGACCTGAAATGCGTTCGGCCTCGTGGCCGGCACGGTACGAGGCACGACGCTTGTCGGCTGGTGGTGGTAGAACTTCTGTCCGTCGGCTGTTGAATAAAACGCGCTATGCGTGGTCTTCGGACTCCCGCTGTACAGCCAAAACGTGCCTTGAAGCGGACCGGCGTGCACCCGCGTCGCATCGTCGCACCGGACGCGCCCGCGCAGCGCTCGTCCACCGTGCTGCATCCCGAACATGGCGCAGGTGACGCAGACAGCGCCGCTTCTGCACTTTCCCCACGTTCCGTCCGTCGCCGTCTCGCCGATGGAGCAACAGCCGCGCCCGACAAACTCCGCGACCGATCGCACCATCCCCTTCAGACTCGTCCCCGGAATCACCGGCGTCTGGCTGAAGCGGACCGTCTGATCTTGCCGCCGGCTAACCCCCTTCAATTCCAGCGGAGTGAAGGCCGTCAGGGAACAATGGAAGACTCCGGACCACCCCTTCAAGGACCGCAGATCGTCTCTGTTGGGCACTCTGACCGGTCCGGCTCCTGGCCGCTTCAAAATCCTGTATGGGTTGAGGAACTCCTCCCCAACGGGCATCTCTCACCCCCTCGCACTGATGCCCGCCAAGCGGGCAAACGCGACGTCCCCATCGGCCGTCACGTACTCGACGAGACTCGCCTTCGCCAGCGCGCCGTCCGACGGCTCCTCGCCCGCGCGAAAATCGATCCCGTCGATGCCGCGCAGTACCACCGGACGCCGCCGCATCTCCGTCTCGCGCAGTTCACGCGCAGCACCGAGTTGCGGCAGCGACACGACTTCGGCGGCCTCCCCGAGGAAGACCACCCGCACCGTCCCGGTGCCTAGCGCTCGCCACCGCAGTTCGCCGGCATCCCAGAAGACGCGTCCCTGAGGCCAGACCGCCATCGCGGAGCGATCAACGCCGCCAGCCGCGGAGCACACGACGCCATCGTCGCCCTCGCAGAGCACCCAAGCATCCGCCGGAACTCGCGCGGACGCGAGCAGTTCCGGCAGCGACGCCTGCGGCATATCCGCACCCAACAAGACTGTTCCCGTCATCATGGCCGCGCCCCGGGCCACGGATCGTTCGACACGACCGTCCCGAACTCTTCGATGCCGAAGTCGACGAACCGGCCAAAGTCCGCCCACGGCATTCGCCGGACCCTAAATAGGCCGTCCGCCGTTGCCGCCGCCAGGGCCGGAGCCTGCGCCGTCCCGCAAAGCAACTCGTACGCCTTTCGCTCCCCTTGGCTGGCCATACGCTCGATGCCGCGGAACGTACCGTCGTCGAACGGCGCCGGGTAGCGCAGCTCGACGTCGCCGAAGGAAGCGCGGACGTGCCCGAATCCACGGGACGCGCCCATGCCGATGCGCAGCCGCTCGCTCTCCAGATCCCGCAGGACTACGCCGAGAAGACCTACTTGCCAGCTCTCGAAATTCGTCAGTTCGATCGTTCCCGCGAACTTCCCGGACACCGCGACCTCGAACTCGAACTTTGCCCCAGCCGCCGCACCGCCGCTCTTGCGGTCGATCGCCACGCCGTCGCGGAGTTCGCGCACGACTTTCGAGTCCTGCGTCAAATAGGCGTCGCTGATCGCCACCCGTCCAGCGAACCCCAGCGCGCCGAACAAGCGACACGCAAGGCACGCCTGACTGTAGATCGTCGTCCGCGGCGTCGATGCCTTCCAGTTGAATCGCGAATTGCAGCACTGATCCGGCGAAGTCTTTTCCCGATCGTACGGCGCGCAGACGCCGGGCTGCGTTTTGGCGAGCGTCCGCACTATGCGCTCGGCGTGGCTGCGCACGACGCCCTTCAGGCTGGTGCCCGGCAAGTAGATCTCAGGGGCGTCCGACGAGCCGCGTCCCGCGGTCGTGACGAACACCATGTCGGGACCGACAACCGTCTCGACGCCGGACTTGATCAGAGTAGGGCCGAGCAGTTCAATCGTGTATGGAAGCCGCAGATCGCAGAACAGTCTCTTCAGCATCGTTCCCCCTGCTCAGTTGCCGACGACCGCCGACTCCACCGCGGCCCGCATTGATGCTTCGTCGATCGTCTTGCCCGGATCCCCGAGCACCAGCGCGCGACGTCCCGCGACCGTGGTCAGGTCGTACTCTTGGGCCTTGACGTCCTCAAGCACGACGTCGCCGAGACCGCGAGACGTCATCCCGCCGAGCTTGAAGCCGCGCGACCACTCCAAGAGAACGGCCCACAGGAGCGCCCTCTCCTGATTCGTCGCGTTTTCGGCCACGATTCGGATACGGAATCTGGCGCCGGCCGGAACCACCTCAAAGTTGAACTTGATCCGTTCGACGGCAGTGCGCGAGTCGCGGTCCAAGCCGACGCCGTCGCGCACTTCCACTCGGCCGGGCCACGACGCCGGATCGATCACGGCGTCCGTGAATGAGATCCGCCCCGCCGCCAGCGGGCCGCCGAAGAACCGGCATATGTCGCACGCATTCGCTGCCACAAGCCCGTCCACGGCCGCGCCGGTGGCGTCCTTGATCTGTTTCCGAGCGGCTTCGCCCTTCTTCTGATCTGCAGTGACGCACTGCGCGTGCGGCTCAAGCAGGCACGCAGTCATGCCCACAAACTCGGCAAGCCGCTCGGCCGTGGAACGGAAGACACCCTTCAACGATGATCCGGGAACGAACGGCACCCCGTCGCCCGACTTCATGACGCCCTTGTCCGCGGCCGCGACGCCCTCCTCGCCGCTCCCGACATGAAGCGCCGTCTTGCACGACAGCACACCCTCGATGACCACTCGATGACGAAGCGACAACATCGGCACTCCTTTCCCGTTCACGCGACGTCCTTCTTGCGGAAGGCAATCTCGACGGCGATCAACTCTAGAAGGCGGACGACCGCGAGGCGCCACTCCAATCCGTTCTTCTTGCAGGCGGCCGACGCGGCCTTCAGCGCGCTGTGGTCCTCCTTGAGGATGTCGATTAGGAGTTTCCAGAACTCTTTGTACTTTTGGGTCGCCTTGCCTTCCTGCTTCTTGGCCAGAGCCAGCAGCGCGCCCGGTCCGCCCGACGCCGCCACCTTCGCGATGCGATGCACTTGGGAGGCAGAGACGAAACGGTTCTTGGCCGACCTTCCTCCCCTCTTGAGGTCGTCCACATAGTTCTGAACGAACTCCTCGGCCGCGAGACGCAGGTCCCGGTCCACCACGGCGACGAGATCCGCCATCTCAGTGCCCGCTGTTCGCGACCGGCGCGGGCCGCTGAACGAGTTGATAGAGATACTCGCTGGCCACGAAACGCAGCGCCGCTCCGCCCAGCTTCGAGGGCCAGTCGTCGCGCACCAGCGCCTCGTGCGACCCGGCGCGTTCCAGCGCATCCGCCTCCATCGCTCGCAGGAAAGACAGCAGTCTCCTGCAGAAGTCACCCTGCCACTCCCGCTGCTTTCCGGACTGCCGCTTGACGAACGCCATCGTCTCGGTGAACGTCCGGGCGGTAAGACCAACGCGTTCCAGAGCGGCCATCTGGGCCTTCCCCCCGTCGCCAAAGTCAATCACCGCGAGGGCGCCGAGCTTCTCGATCTCCGCTCTTCTCTCGCTGAGCATCTTGTCGATCTCACGTTGCACATTCATCGTCACGCCCCCTGTTGAACCGGGAAGAGGTCGCACGCGAGCACGGCGCCGTAGCCCTCGTTCCGGCGCAGTCCGATTCCGCTGCACTCAAGGTTCTCAAGTTGGATCGCAAGCGCCGTCGCCGAGAGCGTCGACCACGCGATCACGACCGATCCAGCCGATAGAGCGAGGTCTGGTGATTTCGGCAGATTGGCCGCCACATTCCAGCCGCGAACCATCTTGCTGTCGCTGAACTCCGCGGCATCCACGACGCCCAACGAGCCGCGAACCATCTCGGCAAGACTGCGACGAGCGCGGAGCGCCTCGTCCACAAGAATTGCCGGGCTCGTCAGCGTCAGGCCGAAACATGTCCCTTGGTGCAGCGATGCCCACGGAGCGTCTTGCCATGCGGCGAGGCGCGCCGCGACTCCATCCGGTTGCTCCTCATTGATGGACACCGTCGCCCGCCCGAGCCCCGACGAACGGGACCGTCCAAACCACAGCGGCGTCCCCGCAATACCAGAGAGAATGGCCGCATCGGCATCGTCGAAGAGCGCATCGCCGCACAGGACGAGCGGCGCCGCCCGCCCCGTGTCGTCGACTGTTTCCGGAAGCACGACCTCGACGCCGTACAAGGCGCCCTCGCGGACCGATCCTGTTTCTGGCCGAATACCGACGTGCATCCGAACGTTGCGTCGCGGCCGAACCGCCGCCCGTCCGTCTCGCTCAATATGCCCCGCGGCAGCCGTGAGCCGGGCCCCGCATACCTGACACGACGTCGGCTCGCGATCCAACAGAAACGCGCCCAAGCCGTCCACCATCGGATGCCGCCGCGGTTCCTGCTTGCAGGCAAGCGTCGAGAGGGGCACCGGACGCGCACCGGCGCCACCGGGATAGCAGAACGGAAATCTGTTCCCGCAGTCCCCAAAGATGCGCCGGAACGTTCCGTCCTTCGCGTATCGCCGGAGGAATGCCGTCGCAAACGCGCCGCGCAGGACCGAGCCGGGCAAGAAGTCCAGACTGCTGGACAAGTACCGCTCGCGGTCCTTCGAGACGCTGAATGGCTCCGAGGGGCGGACAGAGACCACGTATCGCTTCAGCACTGTATAGCCCCCCTCACGCCGGAAGACCGGCCAAGTCGACCGGAGAACCGTTCACAGAGACCTCGCCGA
Proteins encoded in this region:
- the csx7 gene encoding CRISPR-associated RAMP protein Csx7 translates to MNGKGVPMLSLRHRVVIEGVLSCKTALHVGSGEEGVAAADKGVMKSGDGVPFVPGSSLKGVFRSTAERLAEFVGMTACLLEPHAQCVTADQKKGEAARKQIKDATGAAVDGLVAANACDICRFFGGPLAAGRISFTDAVIDPASWPGRVEVRDGVGLDRDSRTAVERIKFNFEVVPAGARFRIRIVAENATNQERALLWAVLLEWSRGFKLGGMTSRGLGDVVLEDVKAQEYDLTTVAGRRALVLGDPGKTIDEASMRAAVESAVVGN
- a CDS encoding RAMP superfamily CRISPR-associated protein; this translates as MPVGEEFLNPYRILKRPGAGPVRVPNRDDLRSLKGWSGVFHCSLTAFTPLELKGVSRRQDQTVRFSQTPVIPGTSLKGMVRSVAEFVGRGCCSIGETATDGTWGKCRSGAVCVTCAMFGMQHGGRALRGRVRCDDATRVHAGPLQGTFWLYSGSPKTTHSAFYSTADGQKFYHHQPTSVVPRTVPATRPNAFQVFPVRVGSTFSFDVRFEGLTDSELALLHYAVQLEDGMLHHLGRGKPQGMGSVQVKVSSMEVFDAAGFYRGRTKPLDALPAAVAAARIAIEKDASPEMEDFRRMMWWRPADSNVYSYPSHEWFRTPGNSAKPLRSVGDVIPTPFVPGAVSCPVAPVAGDDEPLEATSAINTFANCTLFLRDRGKPIIAAQHQGKDVGVAIAADALELKAKYLADAWEHFRRTGRLNVQSVSVEEIGNLHRIKKIVLS
- the csx7 gene encoding CRISPR-associated RAMP protein Csx7, which codes for MLKRLFCDLRLPYTIELLGPTLIKSGVETVVGPDMVFVTTAGRGSSDAPEIYLPGTSLKGVVRSHAERIVRTLAKTQPGVCAPYDREKTSPDQCCNSRFNWKASTPRTTIYSQACLACRLFGALGFAGRVAISDAYLTQDSKVVRELRDGVAIDRKSGGAAAGAKFEFEVAVSGKFAGTIELTNFESWQVGLLGVVLRDLESERLRIGMGASRGFGHVRASFGDVELRYPAPFDDGTFRGIERMASQGERKAYELLCGTAQAPALAAATADGLFRVRRMPWADFGRFVDFGIEEFGTVVSNDPWPGARP